The nucleotide sequence NNNNNNNNNNNNNNNNNNNNNNNNNNNNNNNNNNNNNNNNNNNNNNNNNNNNNNNNNNNNNNNNNNNNNNNNNNNNNNNNNNNNNNNNNNNNNNNNNNNNNNNNNNNNNNNNNNNNNNNNNNNNNNNNNNNNNNNNNNNNNNNNNNNNNNNNNNNNNNNNNNNNNNNNNNNNNNNNNNNNNNNNNNNNNNNNNNNNNNNNNNNNNNNNNNNNNNNNNNNNNNNNNNNNNNNNNNNNNNNNNNNNNNNNNNNNNNNNNNNNNNNNNNNNNNNNNNNNNNNNNNNNNNNNNNNNNNNNNNNNNNNNNNNNNNNNNNNNNNNNNNNNNNNNNNNNNNNNNNNNNNNNNNNNNNNNNNNNNNNNNNNNNNNNNNNNNNNNNNNNNNNNNNNNNNNNNNNNNNNNNNNNNNNNNNNNNNNNNNNNNNNNNNNNNNNNNNNNNNNNNNNNNNNNNNNNNNNNNNNNNNNNNNNNNNNNNNNNNNNNNNNNNNNNNNNNNNNNNNNNNNNNNNNNNNNNNNNNNNNNNNNNNNNNNNNNNNNNNNNNNNNNNNNNNNNNNNNNNNNNNNNNNNNNNNNNNNNNNNNNNNNNNNNNNNNNNNNNNNNNNNNNNNNNNNNNNNNNNNNNNNNNNNNNNNNNNNNNNNNNNNNNNNNNNNNNNNNNNNNNNNNNNNNNNNNNNNNNNNNNNNNNNNNNNNNNNNNNNNNNNNNNNNNNNNNNNNNNNNNNNNNNNNNNNNNNNNNNNNNNNNNNNNNNNNNNNNNNNNNNNNNNNNNNNNNNNNNNNNNNNNNNNNNNNNNNNNNNNNNNNNNNNNNNNNNNNNNNNNNNNNNNNNNNNNNNNNNNNNNNNNNNNNNNNNNNNNNNNNNNNNNNNNNNNNNNNNNNNNNNNNNNNNNNNNNNNNNNNNNNNNNNNNNNNNNNNNNNNNNNNNNNNNNNNNNNNNNNNNNNNNNNNNNNNNNNNNNNNNNNNNNNNNNNNNNNNNNNNNNNNNNNNNNNNNNNNNNNNNNNNNNNNNNNNNNNNNNNNNNNNNNNNNNNNNNNNNNNNNNNNNNNNNNNNNNNNNNNNNNNNNNNNNNNNNNNNNNNNNNNNNNNNNNNNNNNNNNNNNNNNNNNNNNNNNNNNNNNNNNNNNNNNNNNNNNNNNNNNNNNNNNNNNNNNNNNNNNNNNNNNNNNNNNNNNNNNNNNNNNNNNNNNNNNNNNNNNNNNNNNNNNNNNNNNNNNNNNNNNNNNNNNNNNNNNNNNNNNNNNNNNNNNNNNNNNNNNNNNNNNNNNNNNNNNNNNNNNNNNNNNNNNNNNNNNNNNNNNNNNNNNNNNNNNNNNNNNNNNNNNNNNNNNNNNNNNNNNNNNNNNNNNNNNNNNNNNNNNNNNNNNNNNNNNNNNNNNNNNNNNNNNNNNNNNNNNNNNNNNNNNNNNNNNNNNNNNNNNNNNNNNNNNNNNNNNNNNNNNNNNNNNNNNNNNNNNNNNNNNNNNNNNNNNNNNNNNNNNNNNNNNNNNNNNNNNNNNNNNNNNNNNNNNNNNNNNNNNNNNNNNNNNNNNNNNNNNNNNNNNNNNNNNNNNNNNNNNNNNNNNNNNNNNNNNNNNNNNNNNNNNNNNNNNNNNNNNNNNNNNNNNNNNNNNNNNNNNNNNNNNNNNNNNNNNNNNNNNNNNNNNNNNNNNNNNNNNNNNNNNNNNNNNNNNNNNNNNNNNNNNNNNNNNNNNNNNNNNNNNNNNNNNNNNNNNNNNNNNNNNNNNNNNNNNNNNNNNNNNNNNNNNNNNNNNNNNNNNNNNNNNNNNNNNNNNNNNNNNNNNNNNNNNNNNNNNNNNNNNNNNNNNNNNNNNNNNNNNNNNNNNNNNNNNNNNNNNNNNNNNNNNNNNNNNNNNNNNNNNNNNNNNNNNNNNNNNNNNNNNNNNNNNNNNNNNNNNNNNNNNNNNNNNNNNNNNNNNNNNNNNNNNNNNNNNNNNNNNNNNNNNNNNNNNNNNNNNNNNNNNNNNNNNNNNNNNNNNNNNNNNNNNNNNNNNNNNNNNNNNNNNNNNNNNNNNNNNNNNNNNNNNNNNNNNNNNNNNNNNNNNNNNNNNNNNNNNNNNNNNNNNNNNNNNNNNNNNNNNNNNNNNNNNNNNNNNNNNNNNNNNNNNNNNNNNNNNNNNNNNNNNNNNNNNNNNNNNNNNNNNNNNNNNNNNNNNNNNNNNNNNNNNNNNNNNNNNNNNNNNNNNNNNNNNNNNNNNNNNNNNNNNNNNNNNNNNNNNNNNNNNNNNNNNNNNNNNNNNNNNNNNNNNNNNNNNNNNNNNNNNNNNNNNNNNNNNNNNNNNNNNNNNNNNNNNNNNNNNNNNNNNNNNNNNNNNNNNNNNNNNNNNNNNNNNNNNNNNNNNNNNNNNNNNNNNNNNNNNNNNNNNNNNNNNNNNNNNNNNNNNNNNNNNNNNNNNNNNNNNNNNNNNNNNNNNNNNNNNNNNNNNNNNNNNNNNNNNNNNNNNNNNNNNNNNNNNNNNNNNNNNNNNNNNNNNNNNNNNNNNNNNNNNNNNNNNNNNNNNNNNNNNNNNNNNNNNNNNNNNNNNNNNNNNNNNNNNNNNNNNNNNNNNNNNNNNNNNNNNNNNNNNNNNNNNNNNNNNNNNNNNNNNNNNNNNNNNNNNNNNNNNNNNNNNNNNNNNNNNNNNNNNNNNNNNNNNNNNNNNNNNNNNNNNNNNNNNNNNNNNNNNNNNNNNNNNNNNNNNNNNNNNNNNNNNNNNNNNNNNNNNNNNNNNNNNNNNNNNNNNNNNNNNNNNNNNNNNNNNNNNNNNNNNNNNNNNNNNNNNNNNNNNNNNNNNNNNTTAAGCAATCTGATATCGGAGAATGTGACATAATACATGATGACCTTTGGTTGAAATTAAagtttatatatatgtgtgtgggTGTGATGAAGAgagaaaaatgaattaaaattagaaataatagaTGGAAGTTGATGATAAATCATGGGCTCACGGAGTGGCAGGGGCGGGCCATAAGGAGGTTGTTTGGGAGTGAGGCGTATTTAGTGAGGGATTTTTGTTTGTATTGAAAACAAAGATACTGAGGTTAGGTTAGGTTTGCATTAAGCACCTTTATTCTTGTTTACCACTAATCCAAATTAAATGCTttctttttatataattatttatttatttattctgttgTTAGGGTTTGGGTAGTGGGCCATGGACTCCATGTGCCAGCATGTGCTGTGTCTTTCTCTTAAAGGCCCACCACTACTCTCTCTTTCTACCACGCACATAAATTCCCCTTCCCTTCAcattctctcttctctcatctTCCAAACAATTTTCACCAAAACTTAAGGTACGTACTATAATCTTAGATTATTGTTCAACCTAGCTGGATCCagattaattaattgtttaatttgatttacagAATGCGTAATCAAAGGTCGGTGAAGCAGGAATTCCTGCGGAAATGGATAACAGGTCTTAGAAGATACAGCTGTGATGAGAAGAAGAACATGAGCTTCTTGGAGAGAAAGAAAGCCATAAAGCTCTCTGCAGATATAGCCATGGCTTCCACCAGGGACAAAACCACACGCTGGAGCCAGGCTCTGATTGCCAACGCTTCCAGTTCCGGAGACACGTTAACAGGATCCTCAAAGAACAATAGCAGCAGAAGCAGAAAGAAGATGTTGATGATGAGAAGGAGAAGGCCGAAGGTGAAGAGCGCGAAGAAGGAGATGTCAGCGAGTTGCATCGCCAAGAGGTTGGcggagaagagaacaagaaagctGAAGAATCTGTTGCCAGGTGGAGAATCGATTGATGAGGGGTGTTTGGTTGAAGAAACCCTAGATTACATAGAATCACTCAGAGCTCAAATTGAAGTTATGAGATACCTTGTCACTGCATCACAACTCATCATAAATCCATATCCTTGATTATTATTATCCTCCATTAATgcctttattatttattatatcctgtttttattatttttatttttttatttctcgcTTCTTCATATACTTCATTATTTCTCTTTGCAAGCTAGAGGCCAAAGAGAAAAAGAGGCGCTCCCATATATACATTAAAGCACTGTACAGAggaaaacatatataaatatcaTATCATATGCTATGTAAGTCAATTGAATTAAGCTtctcttttctttaatttctttcttttttcatgatatgtatatatatttcatGAAACTAAAGCGAGCAATAATGTATGCGTTTAAATCCAAAAGGTTTATGCATGTGTGctatgtgtattttatatttatctcGTTAAGATCAGATGATCCAAAAAGAACACATATCTatgaagagagaaaaataatttgTAGTGATAAATCAATATCTTATTATGCCATGTGGAGTATTAATTGTCCAGGCTGTGATAGCTGATTTTAGCCAAGAAACGGATGAAGATTTTGCATTATTGAGGCAAATATAAGAGAAGAGGATGTTAATAACATGCATATGTTTAACTAACGCAAGACCAAATTGCATTATGACAAGGACTAATTAACAAAAAACTCTACAtgatttctttttcttgtttaatctCGATTAGGCCTGCTCTTAAATACTATAcatgtgtatttatgcattacATACTTTTCGAAAAATTATGAACACACACATGGAATTTATTTATAACAATTGGGTGAAGTTTTGAACTTGAAGTAGAAAATAATTTTCAGCTTAATTATTATAGGCAAATTTATGTGACCAATTAATCTTTCTACATTCACTAGTAATGTACTCTAAGCTATATTAAAATGAGGAATTTGTAATATAAATGAAATTTATTGACAACATATACTTTTTGATCGAGATATATATAGAAGTATTTTCTGACCATGTGAACCTTGATATGGAGCATCAGCTTATGAATCCATTAAATAGCCCAGACAAAGGCTCAACAATCATCATCACCGGTCCTTTTTAAATTGAAATGCAATGAGATGATAAAGGCTTCTAATAATTATTCCTCACTTTTTACTTTACAAGAATGCGCCTTAAGTAATTAATAACGGAACACCTTAATTTCTTAATGTTGTACGCGTGATAAAACGTGTTATCATCTCTTTTAATTGCCAGTAACATTCTAGTGATTATGATGCATCAAGGTTGTTTTAAAATTGGATTGAACTTGAATACATCAAAAGtagtaacaacaacaataataataataaagttttTTTTTCCGGCGCCGGTGGATGGGGGTGGTGGTGTTTGATTGGTTAGAAACATCTAAAAAGTATTTACTAATTAAAGCTTACTGAAAATAACGACGAATGGTTTAGTGATTGAAGAGTTATATACATATGGAAAAGTATAAGGTACCAACATATTATATCTGTCAACTTATtgctaacaataattaattattatattttaaatacatatataaagatatacatctagaaaatatatttataaagacacttttattaagcacagctataaaaaagatatttttattagacacatctataaagacactttcaTTAAATACAATTATAAATAGAAGTTGGCAAAAATGTTGTTGGTAACATAGCGGGATTATATGCCAAGAagcaatagctcaaatggcatagtctccccatactcaattaagagattgcgggttcgagtcttcatatcttcggtaaaaaaaaaaacatagcgggattatatacatatatagtctTTCATGCATGAGGTGGTGAAATTCTCCGGTACTAAttctttgaagaaaaaaaaaaagagtaaataaagTTTGGTGGTGCATACAAATTAAAATATGCATAATCTCTATGAAATACCGACTTGACTGCACTTCACTAGTTATTAGAGATCAGATGTGTATGCATGCCTTATTTAGGGTTACCCGCAGCTCATAAGAGGATTGAAGTGTTTATAGGTTGGATGATCAAATTTAAACTAGTTAAGGTATAAAAATTGAAGTGTAAGTTAGTACTACTACttgtttgattataaataactaaataagttTTCTCACCAcaataacttttaaaaataatataaaccaTTACAACTACCTTTTTAATCTTCACTTATAGCCATTATTCATTCAAATACTTGTAATTTGTAAACTTCCCATCAGTATATAATTACAGTTTACTTCATATTAAACAAATATGAGATGTAAGAAGTATATATGTTTTATAAAACATATaccaatatattaaaattagctaCATGTATAAATATTATGTTATTACCATTAAAAATTTGTGGTTAAAAGTAATTTTTGTGATAGTAAAGGAGCAGCAtattgatatatatttttttatgtttggtgaAAAATACTATTGGTATGCttataactaagaataaaaatgatattttaaaatagaatttagcactaatatatatatttttttacctAAAATACAGTTATATTATTGATTATAATACAATTCTCTTGCACTTTCGAAACATTTAAGAATTtttcataataaaatatttaaatgtaAATGCGAAAACGAAAGGGAACCTTTTGTCTTCAACTGCAATAAGGTGATAATGTGAACCAGCCAAAACCCTTGACTCGACCCCACTCTATCTAACTAAACTCTTGGTGCTTCATAGACTTTTCTCTTCCATTATCCGTGAAAAATGATATGCTTATTGCTTAACAGAAAAGATTATCCATTTATCCTTGTTTGCAAATCTacggaaaaaaaaaaataaggtatGGTATGCCATTTCAGTATTTTTTTTGGTATGCCAGAATTTTTCTTTTGGGTCTGGTATTGGGCCAGAGGAACCGGCCCACACCGAAAAACAAAAACAACCCTTCCTCACCCAAGATTATACCCCAATGCTACAAACATTCCCTGCTTTCAAATTAATACTCACCCATGACCAAGAGtaagaaatttttatttttgcttaccCATGGTATTTCCTAACCCAACAGAGGACTAATCCGTTGCAAATCGAAATTCTATTTAAAGATTGTTATATGTACAAAGTGGGATTCGAATCTCTCATGCCTGCTTAATCGGAGTGAACCAAGGGTAAGAAATTAATACACACCTAATAACATTTATATACTACCTAACCCCTGTAGCAATAAAACAATACGCTATTGAGGATTTAGGATGAATAACACTTGCAATTTGCAAGCCTGTTCGGTTAGCCCATGATGTGTCAACAAAAAGGGCGGAGAGTGATCCTCTAAAGCATGACACAGTAACATTTTAATGGCCCAAATTATGGCCCAACAAAAAGCGCTTTAGGCTAGGTCTTGGGCCCTCTGATCCTATTATTCCAAGGGACCACTGCTTTCCATTTTTTTGCATCTATTCAAAGAAACAGAGATAATAATAGGATAAATAtctattttatatgtatattaaaatcagttattaaagttaattattaatataaaatatatattaaaatataaatatatattaaaaataaattaaactctaattttaataattaattttaatgtaccCAGACAAAAGCGGGTGCATTCCACTAAGACCACCAAAGATTCCCGATTTTTGAGTGTTTTCGCAAGGAACATATATGTGTGGTGCACCTCAAACAAAGTCATAATATGATTAGCTAGTtgattatttaatttgtttttggcGGGATATGATTTGAACAAAACTGAGTCGAAGCACCGTGATGCTTCTAATTAATAATGTGATTCATGTgagagattttattttattgttttgcaTATACAAATATCCTCCTATTAGTTATTCCTCTATATACCGACACCTAGTTGAAGGCTACACTGTTCTCCTAAGAGTCACGTCGAACATATACAGGCTGAAAATCTTGTTTGACAAAGACCTAATGTGTACATATATTACCTCAAATTAAAAAGTTTCTATATACATTAACTTTCACTTTTTCCGTATCTGATTAACTTGCAAACATTATTATTGTCGTATTATGATATCCCTATCACATGCAACTATTTCTCATATCTATTATTAATTTTTCTTTCCTCCTACCTCTGGATTTAGTCGCTGCCTTGTCTGTGGGGTTCATCGTTCGGATTTCACAAAATAGAATAGCAACACCCTTTCAGTTTCGCCAAGGACGTGGTCTCCTCCGATCCATACGAATATATATAAATGGACCAcacatatataattatatattactatGACGGcatagagagaagagaaggatTAGAATTTATGGttcttaaaattaatatatatataaaataaacgtattttgtcattttttataataaaggTGTTGTAGTTATTTTCtataaacaaaaatattaatttagatcagTTCAAGATTTAGTTTATCGATTTTTTGGCCAAATGGATTTGTCTAATccaattttgacaaaaataacacgatttaatcagttatttgtattaaattttaattactagaaaacatctttaaaaaaaagatgttttagaCGTCTTTATTTGAGTAGCTCCCATTAAATTAAAGTCTTATATATACTTTCTTTatcagaaaataaataaattaattgattCTTATTAACTATCAATATACTAAGATGACAAATAAATccctaaaaaattatattttagataAATTAGTCCctaataaaaatactaataaagtCCTATAGAATAATAAATANNNNNNNNNNNNNNNNNNNNNNNNNNNNNNNNNNNNNNNNNNNNNNNNNNNNNNNNNNNNNNNNNNNNNNNNNNNNNNNNNNNNNNNNNNNNNNNNNNNNNNNNNNNNNNNNNNNNNNNNNNNNNNNNNNNNNNNNNNNNNNNNNNNNNNNNNNNNNNNNNNNNNNNNNNNNNNNNNNNNNNNNNNNNNNNNNNNNNNNNNNNNNNNNNNNNNNNNNNNNNNNNNNNNNNNNNNNNNNNNNNNNNNNNNNNNNNNNNNNNNNNNNNNNNNNNNNNNNNNNNNNNNNNNNNNNNNNNNNNNNNNNNNNNNNNNNNNNNNNNNNNNNNNNNNNNNNNNNNNNNNNNNNNNNNNNNNNNNNNNNNNNNNNNNNNNNNNNNNNNNNNNNNNNNNNNNNNNNNNNNNNNNNNNNNNNNNNNNNNNNNNNNNNNNNNNNNNNNNNNNNNNNNNNNNNNNNNNNNNNNNNNNNNNNNNNNNNNNNNNNNNNNNNNNNNNNNNNNNNNNNNNNNNNNNNNNNNNNNNNNNNNNNNNNNNNNNNNNNNNNNNNNNNNNNNNNNNNNNNNNNNNNNNNNNNNNNNNNNNNNNNNNNNNNNNNNNNNNNNNNNNNNNNNNNNNNNNNNNNNNNNNNNNNNNNNNNNNNNNNNNNNNNNNNNNNNNNNNNNNNNNNNNNNNNNNNNNNNNNNNNNNNNNNNNNNNNNNNNNNNNNNNNNNNNNNNNNNNNNNNNNNNNNNNNNNNNNNNNNNNNNNNNNNNNNNNNNNNNNNNNNNNNNNNNNNNNNNNNNNNNNNNNNNNNNNNNNNNNNNNNNNNNNNNNNNNNNNNNNNNNNNNNNNNNNNNNNNNNNNNNNNNNNNNNNNNNNNNNNNNNNNNNNNNNNNNNNNNNNNNNNNNNNNNNNNNNNNNNNNNNNNNNNNNNNNNNNNNNNNNNNNNNNNNNNNNNNNNNNNNNNNNNNNNNNNNNNNNNNNNNNNNNNNNNNNNNNNNNNNNNNNNNNNNNNNNNNNNNNNNNNNNNNNNNNNNNNNNNNNNNNNNNNNNNNNNNNNNNNNNNNNNNNACTAAAAATTAAttctttatatttttaaatactaatacataataaattaatttttatattgttaAAAACAAGAGAATAATCTGAAGAGTGTATTATTTAGGTTGTTATTAAAGGTACAATGTACAAGAGTATATATAAATGCTAGAagaatcaaagcaataaaaacacAAAATCCTACAATAAATacacagatatgctatataaatataagtGATACTAATggatcctaattatactctaacatcccccgcaaactcaagtgggagctcaATATACTATCTTGAGTTTGGATATTAGAGTTCGAAAACGAGTAGGATGATGAGCCTTCATGAAGATATCTGCAGTCTAATCCGGAGTTCCAACAGCTATGAGATGAACAACATCAATAAGTAGACATTgacgaacaaagtgacaatcaatctcaatgtgtttggtgcgttcataaAAAACATCATTATGAAAAATTTGAATAGCACTGCGAttgtcacaaaaaacatcagtcGGGGACGACCGAGGAGCACCCAAGTCTTTGAGAAGCCAACGAATCGAGACAACCTCAGTAGTGGTGTCAGCGAAAGCATGAtattcagcttctgtgcttgagcgagcagtgaacgtttTCTTCTTTGCTTGCCAAGAAATGAGAGAGTCaccaagaaacaaacaataaccagtAGTAGAATGACAATCaatgggatcaccagcccaatcaacatctaaGTATGCCTGAAGGGATAAAGATGAATGAGCAGATGAAATGAAGTCCATGAAACAGAGTGCCTTTGATAtagcgaagaatgcgaagaacgGCCGCaaagtgagtagtacgaggagctgataAGAACTGACTAAGAACATGAActggataggcgatgtctggATGTGTGATAGTCAAGTAGATGAGACCTCCAATTAACTGTCGATAAAGAGTAgaattatccaaaacagtgctaTCCATAGGAGTAAATCAAACATTAGGCTCAAGGGGAgcagactcagtgcgactatctgtaatcctGACTAAGGACGCATATTTCCAAAGGAGCTGTGGGAAAGACGGTGATGCCAAAAGTGAAGGGTAGATGGAGAAGAAGTAGTACAGAGAGTTGGCACAAGAGGAATATGACGATTCTCAAGTTCAAACAACCTTCCAACCTTACAtccagtcccgatgatttgtCCCGTCCGATGATCCTATACACAACaaccagaaataaaaaaaaattgacatcaaaatcgagatcaacaagttgaccaacataAATAAGATTGAAGTTCAATttgggaatataataagtatcaggaagattaagagtTGATCGAAAAATAGAACCCTTGTGTGTCGCATGCAAAAGGGAACCATTAGCAGTATTGACATTTGGTGCATTTTGTAGTAGTAGACAAAAACGAGAAAAGATGATGCAaaggagacatgtgattaaagcaaccagagtcaaaataccatttagaattacctggaggaGTCAAAAAAGTAGCAGGAGTATTACCAAAAAGGGAGAGAAGATGCTTAAGAAGAGACGCAATATCAAATAGAGAGACAGGAGACGGGTTAAGAGGAATAGAGGTGGTAGATTCAATAGTAGCAGCAACAGCAGAAGCAGACACATTCTTGgagaagttgggatgagaatgATACTTGAGATGATCAGGACGTGGTAGGCGAGTAGGACATGTAGTAATAAAATGTCATGAAAGCTTGCAGTAATGGAAGAACAGTTGTGGACAATTGTAGCCAGTGTGACTTTTCTATTGACATTTGCGACATTCAACAGAATTTACTCTTTCTGTCTGTGGCAGCAAAAACATCTGATTTTTTCATAATAGAGATACAAAGattaaagagaggagagaaaactaCAAATTTGGGGCCGGAAATGAGAAAACAGCGGCAGAATCGGAAAGAGCTCTCAAAAAATCCTAGGGAGGGTCCCACTGTCTGCCACATCAGCAGAAAAGGTCGACACGTGGCGACAGTTGAGTGGATAAGGGAGCCACGTCAATGCTGAGTCAGCGAGGGTGGCACGCGGGTCACGAAGCGGTCCGAGTCGGGTGGGAGGGTCGACACGTGGCGACAGTTGAGTGGAGAAGGGAGCCACGTCAACACTGAGTCCGCGAGGGTGGCACGCGGGTCACGAAGCGGTCCGGGTCGGATTGAGTCACGGTTTGACTTGCAGGTCACTAGGAGGCGCTGCTTCTGCGACACGTGACACACTCTGGACCGTAGTTGATCGTTGCTGGAGATCGAATGGTGCTGGAGACGTTTGGAGAAGAAAAACGGTGGAAACGGGCAGCAATCTTGCGGCGACGTGTCCGGCTGTTGCTGGCGACAGGGCTGGGCTTGTTGAACTCGCGGCGACAAGACGAAGACGGTGGTAACGATGATGACAAACCAAAGCATcggaaaaagattgaaaaacgagACCAAAAAATATTGCCGGAAGAGAAAAACAAGGGACTATGAACGAATATTCATAGAAAAAAAACACATATGCTATTGATACCATATTAGAAATAAGAGAATAatctaaaaattatattatttagatTGTTGTTAAAAGTACAATGTACAAAGGTATATATATgctaaaaaaatcaaaacaataaaaatataaaatcttaCAATAAATACGttgatatactatataaatataagtGATACTAGctgatcctaattatactctatcatatattaacaaattaaataacatataaaatataaaattccaATACATATTGTGTTTATTAATTGGTGTTTgctacggtacgatgataaattcatatgtaaaccccggttaaattagtagataattagttaataaattattttttaataaggaggattagcaatgcgaatattatatcaaaatagggtagagctcatcgaaacgagaattttgacactaattttgaagaaaacggtccaagaaTGGACCGAaaggaccgaaccggttgaaccggacccgAACCGGGCTGTCGGTTCAACCGGACCAGCCCATTAAAAAGAGCCACGGGCTCATTTTCTCTTCATTTCCCTCAGCGACGCAGCAAGCCTCccagggaagagaagaagagaaattcgttTACGTGAAATTCAATTTCCCGTAACTCCTCcgttcgagctccgatcgccgcaccgtttgcggccacgcgttcaccgcgtcgagctctacatttctaccggaacaatttcataggtaacttgcTATTTCACTCTCAGCTTCATCTTCccccaattttcgaattttaagtgggaatattgaatttctttgaaaTCGTTCTTCGTCTTCTCCAATTACCCCTCTAAAGCAAAGTAGTGAAGTCCCAAACCAAAACCCTAGGTTCTTTGCCGCCGCCGTCTCGTCAATGTAAGCAATTCTGTCGTCGTCTCTGTCAACTACCGTCGTTCACCGGAGCACCGCTTTTCCTGCGCCTACGAGGACGGCTGGACCGCCCTGGAGTGGGTCAGATCGAGAAAATGGCTCCGGAGCGGAAGATCCGAATCGGAATCGGAATCAAAAGTTAATATATACATGGCGGTGACAGTTCAGGTGGAAACATAGTTCACCACGTGGCAGTGAGAGCGGCGGAGGCGGGAATCGAAGTTCTCGGTAACATCCTTCTTCATCCACTGTTCGGTAGAGAGAAGAGGACTGAGTCAGAGATAAGGCTTGATGAAAAGTATTTCGTAAAGCTTCAAGATCGAGATTGGTATTGGCGGGCTTTTCTTCCTGAAGGAGAAGATAGAGACCACCCTGCTTGTAACCCGTTTGAGCCAAGGGGTTTTGGTTGGACATTTTCAAGGCAGCGGCAAAGAACTTAGGGTTTTGGTTTGAGATTTTCACTGCTTTGCTTCAGAGGAgtaattggagaagatgaagaacgattgatttttttttctttgatatgTTTTGCTCAGAGGAGGCACGGATGAT is from Arachis ipaensis cultivar K30076 chromosome B01, Araip1.1, whole genome shotgun sequence and encodes:
- the LOC107641726 gene encoding transcription factor IBH1-like 1; translation: MRNQRSVKQEFLRKWITGLRRYSCDEKKNMSFLERKKAIKLSADIAMASTRDKTTRWSQALIANASSSGDTLTGSSKNNSSRSRKKMLMMRRRRPKVKSAKKEMSASCIAKRLAEKRTRKLKNLLPGGESIDEGCLVEETLDYIESLRAQIEVMRYLVTASQLIINPYP